The Calypte anna isolate BGI_N300 chromosome 23, bCalAnn1_v1.p, whole genome shotgun sequence genome has a segment encoding these proteins:
- the FGR gene encoding tyrosine-protein kinase Fgr isoform X2, with protein MGCVPCKEKESGKGQVGGEGGASPPPASQYDPDPTQPGSAFTRIPDFNNFHGTGVPSAPTFGGLGGFTPNTLRKRSGGITGGGVTLFIALYDYEARTEDDLTFQKGEKFHIINNTEGDWWEARSLSSGATGYIPSNYVAPVDSIQAEEWYFGKIGRKDAERQLLCHGNCRGTFLIRESETTKGAYSLSIRDWDEAKGDHVKHYKIRKLDIGGYYITTRAQFDTVQQLVQHYIEYNDGLCHLLTHPCPTMKPQTLGLAKDAWEIARESISLNQKVGMGFFGDVWMGTWNGTTKVAVKTLKPGTMSPEAFLEEAQIMKRLRHDKLVQLYAVVSEEPIYIVTEFMSQGSLLDFLKDGDGRYLKLPQLVDMAAQIAAGMAYIERMNYIHRDLRAANILVGENLVCKIADFGLARLIEDNEYTARQGAKFPIKWTAPEAALFGKFTIKSDVWSFGILLTELVTKGRVPYPGMNNREVLEQVERGYRMQCPGSCPPSLHEVMVQCWKREPEERPTFEYLQSFLEDYFTATEPQYQPGDNQ; from the exons ATGGGCTGCGTGCCCTGCAAAGAGAAAGAGTCAGGCAAAGGGCAGgtggggggtgagggaggggcTTCCCCGCCCCCCGCCTCCCAGTACGACCCCGACCCCACGCAGCCGGGCTCCGCCTTCACCCGCATCCCCGACTTCAACAACTTCCACGGCACGGGGGTGCCCAGCGCTCCCACCTtcggggggctggggggcttcACCCCCAACACGCTGCGGAAGAGGAGTGGGGGCATCACAG GTGGGGGGGTGACACTCTTCATTGCCCTGTACGACTACGAGGCCAGGACAGAGGATGACCTGACCTTCCAGAAAGGGGAGAAATTCCATATCATCAACAACAC GGAGGGGGACTGGTGGGAAGCCAGGTCACTGAGCTCAGGTGCCACCGGCTACATCCCCAGCAACTACGTGGCCCCCGTGGACTCCATCCAGGCAGAAGA GTGGTATTTTGGGAAGATTGGGCGCAAGGATGCAGAGaggcagctcctgtgccacGGGAACTGCCGGGGAACCTTCCTCATCCGGGAGAGCGAAACCACCAAAG GTGCCTATTCCCTCTCCATCCGGGACTGGGATGAGGCCAAGGGTGACCACGTGAAGCACTATAAGATTCGGAAACTGGACATCGGGGGGTACTACATCACCACCCGGGCCCAGTTCGACACCGTCCAGCAGCTGGTCCAGCACTACATTG AATATAACGACGGGTTGTGCCATCTGCTCACCCACCCCTGCCCCACTATGAAGCCCCAGACCTTGGGGTTAGCCAAGGATGCCTGGGAGATAGCACGGGAATCCATCAGCCTCAACCAGAAAGTCGGCATGGGATTTTTTGGAGACGTGTGGATGG GCACATGGAATGGCACCACCAAGGTGGCTGTGAAGACGCTGAAGCCGGGCACCATGTCACCCGAGGCCttcctggaggaggctcagatCATGAAGCGGCTGCGGCACGACAAGCTGGTGCAGCTCTACGCCGTGGTGTCGGAGGAGCCCATCTACATTGTCACGGAGTTCATGAGCCAGG GCAGCTTGCTGGATTTCCTGAAGGATGGAGATGGTCGCTACCTGAAGCTGCCCCAGCTGGTGGACATGGCTGCCCAG ATCGCAGCAGGCATGGCCTACATTGAGAGGATGAACTACATCCACCGGGACCTGCGGGCTGCCAACATCCTGGTGGGGGAAAACCTCGTCTGCAAGATCGCTGACTTCGGCCTCGCTCGCCTCATCGAGGACAACGAGTACACAGCCAGGCAGG GTGCCAAGTTCCCCATCAAGTGGACAGCGCCGGAGGCCGCACTCTTTGGGAAGTTCACCATCAAGTCAGATGTCTGGTCCTTTGGCATCCTCCTGACCGAGCTGGTGACCAAAGGCCGGGTGCCCTACCCAG GGATGAACAATcgggaggtgctggagcaggtggagCGGGGGTACCGCATGCAGTGCCCGGGGAGCTGCCCCCCCTCCCTGCACGAGGTGATGGTGCAGTGCTGGAAACGGGAGCCCGAGGAGCGTCCCACCTTCGAGTACCTCCAGTCCTTCCTCGAGGATTATTTCACTGCCACCGAGCCCCAGTACCAGCCAGGGGACAACCAGTGA
- the FGR gene encoding tyrosine-protein kinase Fgr isoform X3 gives MGCVPCKEKESGKGQVGGEGGASPPPASQYDPDPTQPGSAFTRIPDFNNFHGTGVPSAPTFGGLGGFTPNTLRKRSGGITGGGVTLFIALYDYEARTEDDLTFQKGEKFHIINNTEGDWWEARSLSSGATGYIPSNYVAPVDSIQAEEWYFGKIGRKDAERQLLCHGNCRGTFLIRESETTKGAYSLSIRDWDEAKGDHVKHYKIRKLDIGGYYITTRAQFDTVQQLVQHYIGTWNGTTKVAVKTLKPGTMSPEAFLEEAQIMKRLRHDKLVQLYAVVSEEPIYIVTEFMSQGSLLDFLKDGDGRYLKLPQLVDMAAQIAAGMAYIERMNYIHRDLRAANILVGENLVCKIADFGLARLIEDNEYTARQGAKFPIKWTAPEAALFGKFTIKSDVWSFGILLTELVTKGRVPYPGMNNREVLEQVERGYRMQCPGSCPPSLHEVMVQCWKREPEERPTFEYLQSFLEDYFTATEPQYQPGDNQ, from the exons ATGGGCTGCGTGCCCTGCAAAGAGAAAGAGTCAGGCAAAGGGCAGgtggggggtgagggaggggcTTCCCCGCCCCCCGCCTCCCAGTACGACCCCGACCCCACGCAGCCGGGCTCCGCCTTCACCCGCATCCCCGACTTCAACAACTTCCACGGCACGGGGGTGCCCAGCGCTCCCACCTtcggggggctggggggcttcACCCCCAACACGCTGCGGAAGAGGAGTGGGGGCATCACAG GTGGGGGGGTGACACTCTTCATTGCCCTGTACGACTACGAGGCCAGGACAGAGGATGACCTGACCTTCCAGAAAGGGGAGAAATTCCATATCATCAACAACAC GGAGGGGGACTGGTGGGAAGCCAGGTCACTGAGCTCAGGTGCCACCGGCTACATCCCCAGCAACTACGTGGCCCCCGTGGACTCCATCCAGGCAGAAGA GTGGTATTTTGGGAAGATTGGGCGCAAGGATGCAGAGaggcagctcctgtgccacGGGAACTGCCGGGGAACCTTCCTCATCCGGGAGAGCGAAACCACCAAAG GTGCCTATTCCCTCTCCATCCGGGACTGGGATGAGGCCAAGGGTGACCACGTGAAGCACTATAAGATTCGGAAACTGGACATCGGGGGGTACTACATCACCACCCGGGCCCAGTTCGACACCGTCCAGCAGCTGGTCCAGCACTACATTG GCACATGGAATGGCACCACCAAGGTGGCTGTGAAGACGCTGAAGCCGGGCACCATGTCACCCGAGGCCttcctggaggaggctcagatCATGAAGCGGCTGCGGCACGACAAGCTGGTGCAGCTCTACGCCGTGGTGTCGGAGGAGCCCATCTACATTGTCACGGAGTTCATGAGCCAGG GCAGCTTGCTGGATTTCCTGAAGGATGGAGATGGTCGCTACCTGAAGCTGCCCCAGCTGGTGGACATGGCTGCCCAG ATCGCAGCAGGCATGGCCTACATTGAGAGGATGAACTACATCCACCGGGACCTGCGGGCTGCCAACATCCTGGTGGGGGAAAACCTCGTCTGCAAGATCGCTGACTTCGGCCTCGCTCGCCTCATCGAGGACAACGAGTACACAGCCAGGCAGG GTGCCAAGTTCCCCATCAAGTGGACAGCGCCGGAGGCCGCACTCTTTGGGAAGTTCACCATCAAGTCAGATGTCTGGTCCTTTGGCATCCTCCTGACCGAGCTGGTGACCAAAGGCCGGGTGCCCTACCCAG GGATGAACAATcgggaggtgctggagcaggtggagCGGGGGTACCGCATGCAGTGCCCGGGGAGCTGCCCCCCCTCCCTGCACGAGGTGATGGTGCAGTGCTGGAAACGGGAGCCCGAGGAGCGTCCCACCTTCGAGTACCTCCAGTCCTTCCTCGAGGATTATTTCACTGCCACCGAGCCCCAGTACCAGCCAGGGGACAACCAGTGA
- the FGR gene encoding tyrosine-protein kinase Fgr isoform X1 yields the protein MGCVPCKEKESGKGQVGGEGGASPPPASQYDPDPTQPGSAFTRIPDFNNFHGTGVPSAPTFGGLGGFTPNTLRKRSGGITGGGVTLFIALYDYEARTEDDLTFQKGEKFHIINNTEGDWWEARSLSSGATGYIPSNYVAPVDSIQAEEWYFGKIGRKDAERQLLCHGNCRGTFLIRESETTKGAYSLSIRDWDEAKGDHVKHYKIRKLDIGGYYITTRAQFDTVQQLVQHYIERAAGLCCRLAVPCPKGTPKLADLSVKTKDVWEIPRESLQLLKKLGNGQFGEVWMGTWNGTTKVAVKTLKPGTMSPEAFLEEAQIMKRLRHDKLVQLYAVVSEEPIYIVTEFMSQGSLLDFLKDGDGRYLKLPQLVDMAAQIAAGMAYIERMNYIHRDLRAANILVGENLVCKIADFGLARLIEDNEYTARQGAKFPIKWTAPEAALFGKFTIKSDVWSFGILLTELVTKGRVPYPGMNNREVLEQVERGYRMQCPGSCPPSLHEVMVQCWKREPEERPTFEYLQSFLEDYFTATEPQYQPGDNQ from the exons ATGGGCTGCGTGCCCTGCAAAGAGAAAGAGTCAGGCAAAGGGCAGgtggggggtgagggaggggcTTCCCCGCCCCCCGCCTCCCAGTACGACCCCGACCCCACGCAGCCGGGCTCCGCCTTCACCCGCATCCCCGACTTCAACAACTTCCACGGCACGGGGGTGCCCAGCGCTCCCACCTtcggggggctggggggcttcACCCCCAACACGCTGCGGAAGAGGAGTGGGGGCATCACAG GTGGGGGGGTGACACTCTTCATTGCCCTGTACGACTACGAGGCCAGGACAGAGGATGACCTGACCTTCCAGAAAGGGGAGAAATTCCATATCATCAACAACAC GGAGGGGGACTGGTGGGAAGCCAGGTCACTGAGCTCAGGTGCCACCGGCTACATCCCCAGCAACTACGTGGCCCCCGTGGACTCCATCCAGGCAGAAGA GTGGTATTTTGGGAAGATTGGGCGCAAGGATGCAGAGaggcagctcctgtgccacGGGAACTGCCGGGGAACCTTCCTCATCCGGGAGAGCGAAACCACCAAAG GTGCCTATTCCCTCTCCATCCGGGACTGGGATGAGGCCAAGGGTGACCACGTGAAGCACTATAAGATTCGGAAACTGGACATCGGGGGGTACTACATCACCACCCGGGCCCAGTTCGACACCGTCCAGCAGCTGGTCCAGCACTACATTG AGCGGGCGGCCGGGCTGTGCTGCCGCCTGGCAGTGCCATGTCCCAAGGGGACACCCAAGCTGGCTGACCTCTCAGTCAAAACCAAAGACGTGTGGGAGATCCCCCGAGAgtccctccagctcctcaagAAGCTGGGAAACGGGCAGTTTGGGGAAGTCTGGATGG GCACATGGAATGGCACCACCAAGGTGGCTGTGAAGACGCTGAAGCCGGGCACCATGTCACCCGAGGCCttcctggaggaggctcagatCATGAAGCGGCTGCGGCACGACAAGCTGGTGCAGCTCTACGCCGTGGTGTCGGAGGAGCCCATCTACATTGTCACGGAGTTCATGAGCCAGG GCAGCTTGCTGGATTTCCTGAAGGATGGAGATGGTCGCTACCTGAAGCTGCCCCAGCTGGTGGACATGGCTGCCCAG ATCGCAGCAGGCATGGCCTACATTGAGAGGATGAACTACATCCACCGGGACCTGCGGGCTGCCAACATCCTGGTGGGGGAAAACCTCGTCTGCAAGATCGCTGACTTCGGCCTCGCTCGCCTCATCGAGGACAACGAGTACACAGCCAGGCAGG GTGCCAAGTTCCCCATCAAGTGGACAGCGCCGGAGGCCGCACTCTTTGGGAAGTTCACCATCAAGTCAGATGTCTGGTCCTTTGGCATCCTCCTGACCGAGCTGGTGACCAAAGGCCGGGTGCCCTACCCAG GGATGAACAATcgggaggtgctggagcaggtggagCGGGGGTACCGCATGCAGTGCCCGGGGAGCTGCCCCCCCTCCCTGCACGAGGTGATGGTGCAGTGCTGGAAACGGGAGCCCGAGGAGCGTCCCACCTTCGAGTACCTCCAGTCCTTCCTCGAGGATTATTTCACTGCCACCGAGCCCCAGTACCAGCCAGGGGACAACCAGTGA